In the genome of Acidobacteriota bacterium, one region contains:
- a CDS encoding lytic murein transglycosylase, with amino-acid sequence MHNRLSAALTAFFITVTPAAGQTPGPLRPAFADWLRQFREVALQEGIGAATLERAFDGLEPLPVIVERDRTQKELILTVQQYVEQRVTAGVVQTGRRAVAAHAGLLRRVERTYGVPRQIVVAVWGLESNFGRFRGVRPTIQALATLAWEGRREALFRQQLLAALGILDRGEVDFDRLRGSWAGAMGQVQFLPTSYVAYAQDFDGDGRKDIWESRADVFASIANYLRERGWQGGVRWGVRVKRPAKESEAFVSLAAPRGAGCGAERDLSSPAPLAVWRKAGVRPAGAAGDARRPYSLLTLGRASYLVTANYEALLAYNCAHSYALSVAQLADKIAPAADAARGRGASPTADCPQGTRGPNPWR; translated from the coding sequence ATGCATAACCGCCTCTCGGCGGCCCTGACCGCCTTTTTCATCACCGTTACGCCGGCTGCCGGGCAGACGCCCGGGCCCCTGCGTCCCGCATTTGCCGATTGGCTCCGGCAGTTTCGTGAAGTCGCGCTCCAGGAAGGCATCGGCGCCGCCACGCTCGAGCGCGCGTTCGACGGCCTCGAACCGCTTCCCGTCATTGTCGAGCGAGACCGCACCCAGAAGGAGCTGATTCTGACGGTGCAGCAATACGTGGAGCAGCGCGTCACGGCGGGCGTGGTCCAAACAGGGCGGCGGGCGGTAGCCGCCCATGCCGGGCTGCTCCGTCGGGTCGAGCGCACCTACGGCGTGCCCCGCCAGATCGTGGTGGCTGTCTGGGGCCTCGAGTCGAATTTCGGGCGGTTCAGGGGCGTGCGCCCGACCATCCAGGCGCTGGCCACGCTCGCGTGGGAGGGACGCCGCGAGGCGTTGTTTCGACAGCAGCTGCTCGCCGCTTTGGGAATCCTGGATCGCGGCGAAGTCGATTTCGATCGGCTGCGCGGATCGTGGGCCGGCGCGATGGGGCAGGTGCAGTTCCTGCCGACGTCGTACGTGGCCTACGCGCAGGACTTCGACGGCGATGGGCGCAAGGACATCTGGGAATCGCGCGCCGACGTGTTTGCCTCGATCGCGAACTACCTCCGCGAGCGGGGTTGGCAGGGGGGTGTGCGCTGGGGCGTGCGAGTCAAGCGCCCCGCCAAAGAGTCCGAGGCTTTCGTGTCCCTGGCGGCGCCGCGTGGCGCCGGGTGCGGCGCGGAGCGCGACCTGTCCTCCCCTGCGCCGCTGGCTGTGTGGCGGAAAGCGGGCGTGCGCCCGGCCGGTGCGGCCGGTGACGCACGCCGCCCTTACTCGCTGCTCACACTCGGTCGCGCGAGTTACCTGGTGACGGCGAACTACGAGGCGCTGCTCGCCTACAACTGCGCGCACTCCTACGCGTTGAGCGTCGCGCAACTCGCCGACAAGATCGCGCCCGCCGCTGACGCCGCCAGAGGCCGTGGCGCGAGCCCTACTGCCGACTGCCCTCAGGGCACACGCGGTCCGAATCCCTGGCGATAG
- a CDS encoding BON domain-containing protein has translation MLRSLVRAIVVVVIVVAALAFFAGYRLANGRLVAPGDRERAVGTAGRTDAPIDTSEARKRGAEAGESIADAGNRAAEVISDVSLTTKIKSKMALDDTVKALDITVTTTDGHVTLSGTVRTAAERDRALALARETAGVKLVIDRLRLP, from the coding sequence ATGCTGCGTTCGCTGGTGCGGGCGATCGTCGTCGTGGTGATCGTCGTGGCGGCGCTCGCGTTCTTCGCCGGTTATCGGCTGGCGAACGGCCGGCTCGTCGCGCCCGGGGACCGGGAGCGTGCCGTGGGCACGGCCGGCCGGACGGATGCGCCGATCGATACCTCGGAGGCGCGCAAGCGCGGTGCGGAAGCGGGCGAGTCGATCGCCGATGCTGGCAACCGCGCGGCGGAAGTCATCAGCGACGTGTCGCTGACGACGAAGATCAAGTCGAAGATGGCGCTCGATGACACCGTGAAGGCGCTCGACATCACCGTGACGACGACGGATGGTCACGTCACGTTGTCGGGAACCGTGCGCACGGCGGCCGAGCGCGATCGCGCCCTTGCGCTCGCACGCGAGACTGCCGGCGTGAAGTTGGTGATCGATCGCCTGCGGCTGCCGTGA